From the Solanum pennellii chromosome 4, SPENNV200 genome, one window contains:
- the LOC107016016 gene encoding sulfate transporter 1.3-like — protein MGLSSIDAKEMDYRSLSSSEHQQPPYMHKVGLPPKQNLFDEFKTTVKETLFSDDPLRPFKDQPRSRKFILGLQAVFPILEWGKSYNVSKFRGDVIAGLTIASLCIPQDIGYAKLANLAPQYGLYSSFVPPLVYSFMGSSRDIAIGPVAVVSLLLGSLLSSEIDPTTNPIEYRRLAFTATFFAGITQATLGILRLGFLIDFLSHAAIVGFMGGAAITIALQQLKGFLGIKKFTKETDIISVMKSVCRSAQHGWNWPTILIGAIFLTLLLFVKYAGKKNKKLFWIPAIAPLISVILSTFLVYITHAEKQGVEIVRHIEKGINPPSVKEIYFTGDYLLKGLRIGIVAGMIALTEAVAIGRSFAAKKDYQLDGNKEMVALGTMNVVGSMTSCYVTTGSFSRSAVNYMAGCQTAVSNIVMSIVVVLTLLFITPLFEYTPNAILSAIIISAVIGLVDYEATILIWKIDKFDFVACMGAFFGVVFASVEIGLIIAVSISFAKILLQVTRPRTALLGKIPRTNVYRNIQQYPEATQVPGVLIVRVDSAIYFSNSNYMRERILRWLTDEDEQLESANQPKIQFLIVDMSPVTDIDTSGIHAFEELHRSLHKREVQLVLSNPGRVVIDKLHASDFVNQIGEDKIFLTVGDAVLTCSAKSPAEVV, from the exons ATGGGTCTATCTTCAATAGACGCAAAAGAAATGGACTACCGAAGTTTATCATCCTCGGAGCACCAACAACCACCATATATGCACAAGGTTGGACTCCCACCGAAACAGAACCTATTTGATGAGTTTAAGACTACTGTAAAGGAAACATTGTTTTCAGATGATCCTCTACGTCCCTTTAAGGATCAGCCAAGGTCTCGGAAGTTTATCCTTGGCTTGCAGGCTGTATTTCCCATACTAGAATGGGGTAAAAGCTATAACGTTTCCAAATTCAGAGGTGATGTTATTGCTGGTCTGACTATTGCAAGTCTCTGCATTCCTCAG GACATTGGATATGCAAAACTCGCAAACTTAGCTCCTCAGTATGGGTTAT ACTCCAGCTTTGTTCCACCTTTGGTTTATTCCTTCATGGGTAGCTCGAGAGATATAGCGATAGGACCTGTTGCTGTTGTATCGCTATTGCTAGGGTCTCTCCTCAGCAGTGAAATCGATCCAACGACAAATCCAATTGAATACCGGAGGCTTGCATTTACAGCTACCTTTTTTGCTGGCATTACCCAAGCTACTCTTGGAATCCTAAG ATTGGGATTTTTAATAGACTTCCTATCACATGCTGCTATTGTTGGTTTCATGGGCGGTGCAGCCATTACAATTGCCCTCCAGCAACTTAAAGGTTTTCTGGGCATCAAGAAGTTTACTAAGGAAACTGATATCATTTCGGTGATGAAATCTGTATGCCGTTCAGCCCAGCATGGA TGGAACTGGCCAACGATTCTCATTGGAGCAATCTTTTTAACTTTACTTTTGTTCGTGAAGTACGCT ggaaagaagaacaaaaagcTCTTTTGGATACCTGCAATTGCTCCTCTGATCTCTGTCATTCTTTCCACCTTCTTGGTCTACATAACCCATGCTGAAAAACAAGGAGTCGAGATT GTGAGACACATTGAGAAAGGAATCAATCCTCCTTCGGTCAAGGAGATCTATTTCACCGGTGATTATCTCCTAAAAGGGCTTAGGATTGGTATTGTAGCTGGAATGATTGCATTGACG GAAGCTGTCGCAATTGGAAGATCATTTGCTGCAAAGAAGGACTATCAGTTGGATGGAAACAAAGAAATGGTGGCACTTGGGACAATGAATGTCGTCGGCTCCATGACATCATGCTATGTGACAACAG GTTCCTTCTCTCGTTCAGCAGTAAATTACATGGCTGGCTGCCAAACTGCAGTTTCCAACATTGTCATGTCTATTGTTGTGGTCCTGACATTGTTGTTCATAACCCCTCTTTTTGAGTACACTCCGAATGCAATCCTCTCTGCCATCATTATCTCTGCTGTCATTGGATTGGTAGACTATGAAGCAAcgattttgatttggaagatcGACAAATTTGATTTTGTTGCTTGCATGGGAGCATTTTTTGGTGTGGTTTTTGCCTCTGTTGAGATTGGTCTTATAATTGCT gTCTCAATATCATTTGCTAAGATTCTCCTCCAAGTCACAAGGCCACGAACAGCTCTTCTTGGCAAGATCCCTAGGACAAATGTATATAGGAACATTCAACAATATCCCGAGGCAACACAAGTTCCCGGTGTACTAATAGTGAGAGTTGATTCTGCTATCTACTTTTCAAATTCTAACTACATGAGAGAGAG GATATTGAGATGGCTAACTGATGAAGACGAGCAACTAGAATCAGCTAACCAACCTAAAATTCAGTTCTTGATAGTTGACATGTCGC CTGTGACTGACATTGACACTAGCGGTATCCATGCCTTTGAAGAGTTGCACAGAAGCCTACATAAGAGAGAAGTTCAG TTAGTTCTGTCGAATCCTGGAAGAGTAGTGATTGACAAGCTGCATGCATCTGATTTTGTGAATCAAATTGGCGAGGACAAGATCTTTCTCACTGTAGGAGATGCTGTCCTGACCTGTTCCGCAAAGTCCCCTGCAGAAGTAGTCTGA